ATTCATCCACTTGACTACTAGCGTACATGTAATTGTACGGCGGACAAAAGATTGAAAGCGACTGGGGCTCATACTGTTCGCACGAGCTATTCACCTGAATTGACGGGTCGCAAGGCTTATTCATCACCCATTGGCTTGTCACAGGATCAATGCTATCAAGTGGGAAAAAGCCGCCGTTATTATAACCACGGTCGAAAACATAATCGCCTGACACAGAATCCTTGACTAGTTCCAAAACGGCATTAACGCGTTTGTTGACAGACGGAACGTCGGTAAACCATTGATCAAAATTCGCATTATCGCAGCGTTCGCTCATCTTGCTGATCGTAACGCCTTCAAGCATGTCAATTTGACCGTCAGTACCCTTTTGGGTGAATTTCAAGAATGAGCTGACCATCCCCGTCGTTGCAATTACAGGATTCGACCAAACATTCCTTTTGCAGGTATGCCGATGATTCAGGCTTTCTGAAACATTCATATATCCACGAAGAAGCCGCTGATGAGAGCCGCTATAAACGTGCTCAGCGCATTCACCGTACTCCAGCACCGGACCAGCAGAAGTTTGCTGCAGATAAGACGGCAAAGAAGTATTCGCCTGCATCGGAAGTCCATCTACACCAATCGCAACACCAAAGCCAGACTCAATCGTTTGGGCATTTCCGCAAGTATAATGATAAGCCGCTGCAGCATACCAATCGGTTCCAAAGCCAAAAGCGTTCATCGCCGTGCCGGTTCTAGTGACATAATTATAAATATCATCCAAATGCTCCACAGCTTCTTCCGAGAAATTTTCAAAATCTGAATGGTTCGGCTGAAAATCACGAATCACAACATTCATCTTGCTAATCGTTCCAGAAGCAGCCGCATATTCATAAGATACCGCGGATTCATTTTCCGTTTGCGAAGAATTTTCAGATGACGAAGAAAGCGCCGTCCCCACTGGCGATGCTATTGCTGTCGAATCGTCTGAACACGACGAAAGAAGCGCAAGCAAAGGAATGGCACAAAAGCCCATGGACAAAGATTTCATATAAGACCTCCTTAAACAATTGGTACCAAATTTAAAAAAGTACTTGTTCAAGAGAGAAGCTATCAGAGACAATCAGGGCATTCCCATCACCATCAGGAACACTGGACAACATTTTTCTACTCAATCAATCGTCCATCTTTATTGCATAATCCAACGAGTATGCTGTTGCCATCCGAATCCACTTTTAGCAAGCCATATTCAGCTTTTTCGTATTTTTTAGCGGAACCTTCCTGGAAAAAATAGTTATCGGCTCCAATAGTCAACCGTCCCAAATCTCTCTTATAACGGATTATAAGTTCTCCATCGTTCACATTTTTGCCGCTCTGCAGGCGCACAAACTCTGCCACCCTATTGCGGCCCATTTTTACCACAATGTAGCCAGATTTTGAATCGTAGCCTATTTTATCGAAAACTTGATAATTCAACGCCATATAGTCGCCCTGCATAAGCGAACGCGGGTCAACCGGCGCAAGGCGCAACAAGACTTCGGTGCCTTCGCCAATCAGCGTTTCTTTTTGTATCACCGAAAAGGTAAAGAACAGGAGTACCAGTATCAGGTTCACTGCTAATACGATTTTATAATTTTTACTCATTTGATCACGCGTTTAACAAAGTAAAACATCAGCAAGAAAAACAATCCCGAAGCCATCAGCAGATAAGACTTGTTTATCAGCAACATATCTAAATCGTAATAGAAGTAAGCGAGTCCTCCAACAAATGTTGCAGAAAAGATAACCAAGCACACATAGTCGAGAACCAAAAACGACAGCAACATTCCTACAATCGGCAAAGCCATAGCAGGATACAACGCTGTAGACATACTGCAAGATAGCGCAAGTATATAACCAACAATCAACTTTTCGCCTGTAACATAATTGCGCAGCAAAATACAAGCAATAACAAAACTGATTGCCGCAAAAACAATTGCAAATGCAGTATTGTCGCCATGAATAAACCACAAAAGCACAACTGATACTGCGGCCGTAGCAAAACGGATGGTTTTCAGATAGTCTTTAACCACTGTTGAAGCAAACCATTTATCTCTGATGGTGGCAGCAAATATGCCCATGTAGACTACGATAATCGCAAAACAGGACATTTCGATATTGCGATTTTTCATCGCGTGACCAGATAAAAAATTGTCGAAATACGAGAAGAAAATAAGCGGAAGCACCACTGAAGCATAGCAAATCAGCATCTGCCGGCACAAGCGCATCTTGCTCAAAGCAAACGACAAAATAGCCGCCACAAATTGCAGCACCAGAGTCAGCGTCAAGTGGTGATCACCTGCAACATACCCGAATGTAAACCCGACAATAAACAGCGGAAACGCCACCAACAGCAACAACACATCATTGTCGTCGGACTCTGTGTCTTGCGAAAAGACTATCGCACAAACAATTGCAACCACCGATAGCATGCCATATATAGCCAAGTGACCTTGCACAAAAAGAGCTACTATACCAGCCAACAGCGCGGCAATGATTATTCCGCCAAAGCCCATCACTATCAGCAATGGCCAAGGCAAATGGTTGGATTTAGGGCTATTATTTTCCATTGTCGATAACCGATTGTTTTGTTGACGTTTCAGATTTTTCTTGCTTCCACTTTCTGTATTGTTCTACAATAGCAAAGGCCGCTCCAGCCAAGGCAGCAGCACTTAGCATCAAGTGGAGCAATAGTCCACCCAAATCATGTGAGAGACATCTGATAAAAACGCATTCCAGCACACTCAACGCGCCTAAGAACAACATGGAATAAAGCCATATACCCTTCTGCTTCAGCGCAAACCATATTGTCGCAGCAGTTACTGCAAAAGCAATCAGAAGATTAAGCGCAGACACTTCACTAAAAATTACAAGGCACACTACGGACACAGCTACGCCAAATTCAATTGTAAACAAAAGGCTTGTAAACCAAGACGGCGGAGCGGACAAACACGGCAGATATTTTGAAGCCAAAATAAAAAATGAAATCCACGCCGCACCATAAAGCATAAACACTGTCGTAAACCAATCTCCGTTTGGAAATAAAGGAACAACGCCCATCGAAAAAAGCGCAATAAAGAACGTCCAAAGCGGATAGAAATCAGCGATAAACACCCACGCCAAGATGCAGAATGCCCAAGAGAGAAAAAATACGTAAGAATCGGCCTTGGTCTGATACACTTGTCCGAATATCGCCCAAAATACGCCCACAAGCCCACATAGCACAGATACCGTGATTTTGCGAGTGAAGTCGCTCATCTTCACTTTCACAGCCACCGCAAAAATCGCAAGAATCAACGCCACGGCTATGCCCATTTTCACAAAGCGGTGCATGTGCTCCCAATTGTAGGCAAAGAAGAATATTATGCCCGCAAGCATCAACCCCGAGCCTAACGTCAGCGTAAAAATCTGCAAAAATCGCATCCAAGCCTTAGCATCGGCCAATTTAGGCTTGTCGCTCCCTGATAATATAATTGAATCGTCCATATTAAAAGTAATTGTTTTATGGTTACTTCTAAAATATATCTTTTTCGTGGAAAAATTCACTTTCGTAAAAAAAAAGACCCCGGCACTGAGGCCGAGGTGACAATGTTGTAGTGACGAGACTATTCTTGTCACGATTCACGTATGGGGAGGGCTCCTCCTTTTACTTCAAGAAGCTTTCTGTCATGAGGCGGGCTTCCTTGTCGGCTTCGAGAACTTGTTCGAGCGAGAGATGGCCTGTGACATTCGGAGCCTTGTCCATCACCATTTCCACATACTTCGGGATGTCCGTGAACTTGAGGTTCCCTTTGAGGAAGCGGTCCACGAGGACTTCGTTTGCAGCGTTCATCATCGCAGGGACGATACCGCCACGGCGGCCTGCGTCAAACGCAAGAGCGAGGCAACGGAACTTGTTGAAGTCCGGTTCGAAGAACGTGAGCTTTGCAAGAGTCGGCAAGTCGAGGCGCTTCGTTTCGAGCTTGAGACGATCCGGCCACGTGAGTGCCACCTGGATAGGAATGCGCATGTCGGGAGCGCCGAGCTGTGCCATCAAGGAACCATCGCGGAACTGCACCAGCGAGTGCACCATGGACTGCGGGTGAACCACGACCTTGATCTGGTCATACGGAATGTGGAACAAGAAGTGTGCTTCGAGCACTTCGAGCCCCTTGTTCATCATGGACGCAGAGTCAATCGTAATCTTCTTGCCCATGCTCCACACCGGATGATTGAGGGCGTCAGCGACTGTGATGTTTTCGAACTTTTCGATAGGCCATTCGCGGAACGGGCCACCCGAAGCCGTGATTTCGAGGAATTCCACTTCAGATTCGCGCTTGCCGCCTTCAAGGCACTGGAAAATGGCGCTGTGTTCAGAGTCAATGGGCGTGATGAAGGACTTCGGATTTTCGGCAAGTTTGTCCCAAATAACCGGGCCTGCCATCACCATCGTTTCTTTGTTAGCGAGAGCCACGTGCTTGCCGTGTTCAATAGCGGTAATGGTCGGAAGGCAGCCCACAGCGCCCATCAGAGCGTTGATGATAATGTCGGCCTTGGGGTCGGCAGCAAGTTCGCAAAGACCATCCATGCCAGCGAGCACTTTTTTGCCGAGCAAGCCTTCGAGTTCCTTCGCGGCAGCTTCGTTGAACATGCAAACGCGTTCGACATTGTACTTGCGAACGATTTCAGCAACCTTTTCGACACTGCTATTGGCAGCCACAGCGTAAAGGTTAAAGATGTCGGAATGTTGGTGAATCACATCAACACTGGAGGTGCCGATAGAACCGGTGGCACCGAGAAGAACGACGTTTTTCATTTTCAAAATCTCAATAATTACAGGTTTTATTTGCGATTAAAAGATAGCTCTTTTAGAATCCCGAGCAACCATCTGAAGTCCAAAAATCCCCAAATCGCCCCCAAAAGCGTCATTTTATTACAAATTTGATACAGCTGTCAAAATTTTATCGAATTTATCATTTTTTTATTATTTTGCACTAAAAAAGGAACAAATTATGGCAAATGAACAATTGCAAATCAAACCAGACACACCTTTCGTATTTGAAATCAATGATACTACAAGTGAAGTTGTAGAAAATTTTGAAAAAAAAGACACTTCAATTTTCCAAAATATCTATAACGGCATCTTCCCCGCTATAAAAAATACTTTAGAAACCTACGAGTTAAATAAAGACAAAAACAAAGAAAATCCAAATAATATATTTGCAATTATCGGGGATAGAGGGGCTGGAAAAACATCCTGCATGAAATCAATAGCATTAATGCTATCCGAAAATAACAAAGTAGAACATTCCGTTTTTGCAAATTTCGATGACAACTCTTTTCAAAAAAAATCCTTCGAAGTAATCGAATCAACAGATCCATCATTCTTCAACAAAAACAAAAATATTTTAGATATCGTTTTAGGCAGACTATTTTCTCGATTCGAAGAAGAAGTACAACGAAATCAATCAAACAACATTAACAAAAAAAACACAGTTCTTCAAAATTTT
This is a stretch of genomic DNA from Fibrobacter succinogenes. It encodes these proteins:
- a CDS encoding fibro-slime domain-containing protein — its product is MKSLSMGFCAIPLLALLSSCSDDSTAIASPVGTALSSSSENSSQTENESAVSYEYAAASGTISKMNVVIRDFQPNHSDFENFSEEAVEHLDDIYNYVTRTGTAMNAFGFGTDWYAAAAYHYTCGNAQTIESGFGVAIGVDGLPMQANTSLPSYLQQTSAGPVLEYGECAEHVYSGSHQRLLRGYMNVSESLNHRHTCKRNVWSNPVIATTGMVSSFLKFTQKGTDGQIDMLEGVTISKMSERCDNANFDQWFTDVPSVNKRVNAVLELVKDSVSGDYVFDRGYNNGGFFPLDSIDPVTSQWVMNKPCDPSIQVNSSCEQYEPQSLSIFCPPYNYMYASSQVDEFGQKTSDLCTEWLNQGGPRAVNSNGSGHSAAVKAVEAFGSKTSYLGLQHLRNFHFTMMAYTPFIYETAKQVPTPQVFEFASSGDMWVFVDGVLVADMGGDHMLVPASFQLKTLAENNHGCHAGEPLALEDNCKGASDSLGWADGSVHHLHIFYTNRQTNGSEIYFSIFPADRLPK
- the dxr gene encoding 1-deoxy-D-xylulose-5-phosphate reductoisomerase, coding for MKNVVLLGATGSIGTSSVDVIHQHSDIFNLYAVAANSSVEKVAEIVRKYNVERVCMFNEAAAKELEGLLGKKVLAGMDGLCELAADPKADIIINALMGAVGCLPTITAIEHGKHVALANKETMVMAGPVIWDKLAENPKSFITPIDSEHSAIFQCLEGGKRESEVEFLEITASGGPFREWPIEKFENITVADALNHPVWSMGKKITIDSASMMNKGLEVLEAHFLFHIPYDQIKVVVHPQSMVHSLVQFRDGSLMAQLGAPDMRIPIQVALTWPDRLKLETKRLDLPTLAKLTFFEPDFNKFRCLALAFDAGRRGGIVPAMMNAANEVLVDRFLKGNLKFTDIPKYVEMVMDKAPNVTGHLSLEQVLEADKEARLMTESFLK
- a CDS encoding DUF2157 domain-containing protein translates to MNFSTKKIYFRSNHKTITFNMDDSIILSGSDKPKLADAKAWMRFLQIFTLTLGSGLMLAGIIFFFAYNWEHMHRFVKMGIAVALILAIFAVAVKVKMSDFTRKITVSVLCGLVGVFWAIFGQVYQTKADSYVFFLSWAFCILAWVFIADFYPLWTFFIALFSMGVVPLFPNGDWFTTVFMLYGAAWISFFILASKYLPCLSAPPSWFTSLLFTIEFGVAVSVVCLVIFSEVSALNLLIAFAVTAATIWFALKQKGIWLYSMLFLGALSVLECVFIRCLSHDLGGLLLHLMLSAAALAGAAFAIVEQYRKWKQEKSETSTKQSVIDNGK
- a CDS encoding GDYXXLXY domain-containing protein, translated to MSKNYKIVLAVNLILVLLFFTFSVIQKETLIGEGTEVLLRLAPVDPRSLMQGDYMALNYQVFDKIGYDSKSGYIVVKMGRNRVAEFVRLQSGKNVNDGELIIRYKRDLGRLTIGADNYFFQEGSAKKYEKAEYGLLKVDSDGNSILVGLCNKDGRLIE
- a CDS encoding DUF4401 domain-containing protein, producing the protein MENNSPKSNHLPWPLLIVMGFGGIIIAALLAGIVALFVQGHLAIYGMLSVVAIVCAIVFSQDTESDDNDVLLLLVAFPLFIVGFTFGYVAGDHHLTLTLVLQFVAAILSFALSKMRLCRQMLICYASVVLPLIFFSYFDNFLSGHAMKNRNIEMSCFAIIVVYMGIFAATIRDKWFASTVVKDYLKTIRFATAAVSVVLLWFIHGDNTAFAIVFAAISFVIACILLRNYVTGEKLIVGYILALSCSMSTALYPAMALPIVGMLLSFLVLDYVCLVIFSATFVGGLAYFYYDLDMLLINKSYLLMASGLFFLLMFYFVKRVIK